A window of Bacillus toyonensis BCT-7112 genomic DNA:
CTTCGCACCGATATATGCTCCTAACATCGTCCCAATTAATACTTGCAATAACAATATATAATCTAAATACCCTTCCGAACTATATCCAATCCCGCCTCCAATTGCAATGGGTAATATAACAAGCATAGTCGTTCCTACAGATTGCTGTATCGTTAATCCTAAAAGAACCATTAGTCCAAGTTGTATAAAAGGGGCTGAACCAATCCCGAATGAACCAGCCAACATTCCAGTAACTAATCCTAAACATATACATTTCATCAAGTTGTTTTTTGAAAGTTTTTTCTGTCCACATAAGGGTGGCTGTTGCTTATTTAGAGACATAATCAATTTAATAAACATAAAAATTGCTGATAAAAATAACATCCCAGCTGTAAACCAATGGAGAAGATGTGCTGGTATAAGCGAACCAAACTTTGAACCGATATAAGAACCAAGCGCTCCAAATCCACCAACAATCCCGCCTATCATAAGTACAACATTTCCTTCACGATAATGACTTATAACTCCAGATAACGTCGTAAATGCCATAGCAGTTAAAGATGTTGCAAGTGCAACGTGAATAGGAATATGAAATACTAAAGTGAGTATCGCGATAATAAATCCAGCTCCCCCTGCTCCAACAAATCCTAATAAAATACCCATTAATAACATCGTTATAATAATTGCCACATACTCTCCCTCCAGTATCCCAATTATCTACTATACGCCCTCTTCCATACAAATAAAAAGCATCCTATCCGGATGCTTTCACTACTTTTCTATATTGAAAATATGTAATCAATCT
This region includes:
- a CDS encoding sulfite exporter TauE/SafE family protein, translating into MAIIITMLLMGILLGFVGAGGAGFIIAILTLVFHIPIHVALATSLTAMAFTTLSGVISHYREGNVVLMIGGIVGGFGALGSYIGSKFGSLIPAHLLHWFTAGMLFLSAIFMFIKLIMSLNKQQPPLCGQKKLSKNNLMKCICLGLVTGMLAGSFGIGSAPFIQLGLMVLLGLTIQQSVGTTMLVILPIAIGGGIGYSSEGYLDYILLLQVLIGTMLGAYIGAKFTNYAPRMLLRFSMIMTPVLAGCMLLME